The following proteins come from a genomic window of Candidatus Syntrophosphaera sp.:
- a CDS encoding ATP-binding cassette domain-containing protein, translating to MEPIISIRGLEAQYGETTILSDIDLDIYPNEITVILGSSGSGKTTLLKNITRLVEPTRGSVKFWGEEILGMDEVRFQQVLKRVGMLFQGGALLNSISVFDNISIPLELHTKLSPKVIERIIRVKLSLVKLDNAIYLLPAELSGGMVKRAGLARALALDPEILFCDEPSAGIDPLTSSQLDELILELKHKLNMTIVVVTHELASIHRIADKLVFLDKGKLVFHGTLEDAKAANIPSIDTFFESGKYDWS from the coding sequence GTGGAACCGATCATCAGCATCCGGGGGCTCGAAGCTCAATATGGTGAAACCACCATCCTCAGCGACATCGATCTGGATATCTACCCCAACGAGATCACAGTTATTCTGGGCAGCAGTGGTAGCGGCAAGACAACTCTCTTAAAGAACATCACCCGGCTCGTGGAACCAACCCGGGGCAGTGTCAAATTCTGGGGCGAAGAGATCCTCGGCATGGATGAGGTTCGGTTCCAACAGGTCCTCAAGCGGGTCGGAATGCTCTTTCAGGGCGGAGCCTTGCTAAACTCGATCAGCGTGTTTGACAACATCTCCATTCCCCTCGAGCTACATACCAAGCTCTCCCCAAAAGTGATCGAGCGCATCATCCGGGTCAAGCTCAGCCTCGTAAAACTGGACAATGCCATCTATCTCCTGCCCGCGGAATTATCCGGCGGGATGGTCAAAAGAGCCGGCTTGGCAAGGGCTCTGGCACTCGATCCCGAGATCCTGTTCTGTGACGAGCCTTCGGCCGGTATCGATCCTCTCACCTCTTCCCAGCTTGACGAACTGATCCTCGAACTGAAGCACAAACTCAACATGACCATCGTGGTCGTCACCCACGAATTGGCTTCCATCCACCGCATTGCCGATAAGTTGGTTTTCCTGGATAAGGGCAAATTGGTTTTCCACGGCACTCTCGAAGATGCCAAAGCAGCCAATATCCCCAGTATAGACACTTTCTTCGAATCCGGAAAGTATGACTGGTCCTGA
- a CDS encoding dihydrofolate reductase produces the protein MTGPELNIIAAMDRNRLIGKENRMPWNIPEDLAYFRRKTLGHTVIMGKNTWLSLGRTLDRRTNIILTRDRKLSIPGSIICHSPDECLEHCGSGECFVIGGAQVFRLFLPLASGLFITRIDAEFEGDSHFPEFDTDEWDTVFFEAITSKTGYKLTFTEYKRRASRQN, from the coding sequence ATGACTGGTCCTGAGCTGAACATCATCGCGGCCATGGACCGCAACCGCCTGATAGGAAAGGAAAACCGGATGCCCTGGAACATCCCGGAGGACCTGGCCTACTTTCGCCGTAAAACTCTGGGCCATACCGTCATCATGGGCAAAAACACCTGGCTGTCCCTGGGCCGCACACTTGACCGGCGCACCAACATTATCCTCACCCGCGACAGGAAACTGTCCATACCGGGGTCGATAATCTGCCACAGCCCTGATGAGTGCCTCGAGCATTGCGGTTCCGGAGAATGCTTCGTGATCGGCGGCGCCCAGGTCTTCCGCCTTTTCCTGCCCCTCGCTTCGGGCCTCTTCATCACGCGCATCGACGCGGAATTCGAAGGCGACTCCCATTTCCCGGAATTTGATACCGATGAGTGGGATACCGTTTTTTTCGAAGCGATCACCTCAAAAACCGGCTATAAACTGACTTTCACGGAATACAAGCGCCGGGCCAGCCGCCAGAATTGA
- a CDS encoding ABC transporter substrate-binding protein: MRRVILALMLLSLLLVGCGKAARSDKVQIRFWHGLSGPLGDVLNEMIGEFNRSHTDIEVITNPISSYTALSQKLSASLQVGKQPDLAQVFESWAATFQKDNVLVSIDELIANDEDFTDEDMADFYPVFMRSITYQGKKWSFPFNKSVRAYFYNKDAFYRAGLDPNHFPETWKEFEDYCRMLTSPQTQTSAATWGANFTVNEWQFINLLHQAGGTILNENNIPVLNGPEGLEALNYTLNLVNGGTARSTREYDGQNAFLSGSVAMFEGSSVSITYMRQQPINFNIGYAPLPTYRTNRSAISGANIVIFKSGDPAREKAAWEFIKWFTDTEQTAKWSARTCYMPLRKSAMETDVIKQFLDDFPQFASIYAQLDNAVFEPQHPAWFVARDELKKFLERAKEGVLSPQEALDGAADKFAELIAREKGQLPE, translated from the coding sequence ATGCGCCGCGTAATATTAGCCTTGATGCTATTGTCCCTATTGCTGGTCGGATGCGGAAAAGCTGCCAGGTCCGACAAGGTCCAGATCCGTTTCTGGCATGGCTTGAGCGGACCGCTGGGCGATGTGCTCAACGAAATGATCGGGGAATTCAACCGCAGCCACACGGATATCGAGGTGATCACCAACCCCATCAGCAGTTACACCGCTCTCTCGCAGAAGCTTTCGGCCTCGCTGCAGGTGGGCAAGCAGCCTGATCTGGCGCAAGTTTTCGAATCCTGGGCGGCAACTTTCCAGAAAGACAACGTATTGGTGAGCATCGACGAACTGATCGCCAACGACGAGGATTTCACCGATGAGGACATGGCGGATTTCTATCCTGTCTTCATGAGATCGATCACCTATCAGGGGAAAAAGTGGTCCTTCCCCTTTAATAAAAGCGTCCGGGCCTATTTCTACAACAAGGACGCCTTCTATCGGGCCGGGCTCGATCCCAACCACTTCCCCGAGACCTGGAAAGAGTTTGAAGACTATTGCCGGATGCTGACCTCACCTCAGACCCAGACCTCTGCAGCGACCTGGGGCGCAAACTTCACGGTCAACGAATGGCAGTTCATCAATCTGCTTCACCAAGCCGGCGGAACCATCCTGAATGAAAACAACATACCCGTTTTGAACGGGCCGGAAGGCCTGGAAGCGCTCAATTACACATTGAATCTCGTCAATGGCGGCACAGCCCGCTCCACCCGCGAATACGACGGACAAAACGCTTTCCTTTCCGGCTCTGTCGCCATGTTCGAGGGTTCCAGCGTGTCCATCACCTACATGCGCCAGCAGCCGATAAATTTCAACATTGGCTACGCCCCCCTGCCTACCTATAGGACCAATAGAAGCGCGATCAGCGGGGCCAATATCGTGATCTTCAAAAGCGGCGATCCCGCCCGGGAAAAAGCGGCCTGGGAATTCATCAAGTGGTTCACCGACACCGAACAGACTGCCAAATGGAGCGCCCGGACCTGCTATATGCCCCTGCGCAAGAGCGCGATGGAAACTGACGTCATCAAGCAGTTCCTGGATGACTTTCCCCAGTTTGCCAGCATCTACGCCCAATTGGACAACGCGGTCTTCGAACCGCAGCATCCTGCCTGGTTTGTGGCGCGTGATGAACTGAAGAAGTTTCTGGAAAGGGCCAAGGAAGGCGTCCTGTCCCCGCAGGAAGCGCTGGACGGTGCCGCGGACAAATTCGCGGAACTGATCGCCAGGGAAAAAGGCCAGCTTCCGGAATGA
- a CDS encoding PorV/PorQ family protein encodes MSKDKLVILAAVIAILSLPLALGAISQAGLLFLTFEPGARANGMGRAYTAVADDAFAPWWNPGATAFNRKTQIGGNHIPWLQGAGAGFDDMFYEYLGFNRYFDGIGNMNVHLLVADLGTQMQTDPNGIEIGEFHSFDFAGAFGYAYEVVPAKLGVGANFKLIYSYLGPGTGQTEDEGKAFGFAFDLGTKYKDLFIRGLDTSLVIQNIGPNVTYVDQAQSDPLPMTVRLGAAYQILDSPLNKFLISAEASKILANEDGLLTRFVSGWEHFDETIYGFGAEYTYLELISLRGGYFLDQAGEIVGPSFGAGIQYTFDKRYKLTADFAMITAGELTDYNKVFSVGFEF; translated from the coding sequence ATGTCCAAAGATAAATTAGTGATCCTGGCAGCAGTAATTGCCATACTGAGCCTGCCTCTCGCCCTGGGAGCGATCTCCCAGGCCGGCCTCTTGTTCCTCACCTTTGAGCCCGGGGCCCGCGCCAATGGTATGGGCCGGGCCTATACTGCCGTGGCGGACGATGCCTTCGCGCCTTGGTGGAATCCCGGTGCGACCGCGTTCAACCGCAAAACCCAGATCGGCGGAAACCACATTCCCTGGCTGCAGGGAGCCGGAGCCGGTTTTGACGACATGTTCTATGAATATCTGGGCTTCAATCGTTATTTCGACGGGATCGGAAACATGAACGTGCATCTCCTTGTGGCCGACCTGGGAACCCAGATGCAGACTGACCCGAATGGGATTGAGATCGGCGAATTCCACAGCTTCGACTTCGCCGGGGCCTTTGGCTACGCCTACGAGGTCGTTCCAGCCAAGCTGGGCGTGGGAGCGAATTTCAAGCTCATCTACAGCTACCTGGGGCCGGGCACTGGCCAGACGGAGGATGAGGGCAAGGCCTTCGGATTTGCCTTTGATCTGGGGACCAAGTACAAAGACCTGTTCATCAGAGGCCTCGACACTTCCCTGGTGATCCAGAACATCGGCCCGAACGTCACTTACGTCGATCAGGCCCAGTCCGATCCCCTGCCCATGACCGTGCGCCTTGGAGCGGCCTATCAGATCCTGGATTCACCCCTGAACAAGTTCCTGATCTCGGCCGAAGCCAGCAAGATCCTGGCCAACGAGGATGGACTGCTCACCCGCTTTGTTTCGGGATGGGAGCACTTTGATGAGACCATCTATGGCTTTGGCGCCGAATACACCTATCTGGAACTGATCTCCCTGCGGGGCGGGTATTTCCTCGATCAAGCCGGAGAGATAGTGGGACCCAGCTTTGGCGCCGGGATCCAATACACCTTTGACAAACGCTACAAACTGACGGCTGATTTTGCCATGATCACCGCCGGCGAGCTCACGGACTATAACAAAGTCTTCTCCGTAGGCTTCGAATTCTAA
- a CDS encoding T9SS type A sorting domain-containing protein, which translates to MRSGFIALLLVASGILGAVKLTPGKFYQNQPLRQHPHTHLLNNNPQTPKARKSVNFNKLLVILVDFQEEVPDDPNTTGNGKFLTQVDLSYPHPVGSPPHNRSYFLDNLEALRYYYLAASHGSYDLEYEVYPQTGAYTLPRQMGYYNPPGASGDLFVARMEEYFKASFEIADSLSPEIDFSAYGHFMIIHAGSDWQHDIFGDTPSDIPSFFIKVGEGKEAVVDGGSVLISHASNVPSTISQDFYAQESDGQVVRGGYGALNAVIAHEFGHSIGLVDLYNVFTFQPMVGVFDIMDSGGSGILVDELSDGSYILIEGALPALPGAWSRALLFEDYLLDNGYMVDLAQAKLFTPMQIAASSLKQNGNQAIPQILRIPLSATEYILVENRSVDPDGDGGTAVFATDDRRVILYPTPFADPQNNPTYEYDYLLPSFQAADGAAIGGGLLVWRINDDVIYNQGATDSQGNWYSNFENNTVNTLYTQRGVQVIEADNLADIGHIWSYYWTGTQYEYFHSKKPILDASGFFVQWSQEDWKPVLNGETSPPLQDSRGIGSQYWLSDIGHPAANMSLTLRSGFFDHTQIETYQSPGLYPGPTINSSYSDLDIPLLSNDSVRLLSYDGNDWVDLMGAFPWNGQPVDHPVIRADQNGNGYYELALVHGNSLELLEFSTDNLHSMSFNYPDDLSTPPLYLDGTLIVSTASSLSSIQNDTVSGCVPISGVKRLGSYGNDRAALASDILYLIDPSDHLLYVKSEIALPEPFGNYEPVSFSASLDNVRMLFLMADSGNIYKFQDGLLTQIFHNASANRPTQMGLTNWYTYSSPAINPVLFWACGSKIYAAKHDGTLLWGYPHEAFPLSFTPQEHVYAMQNHPQLYLYLPLAGRGHAAYSVADETIIWNQSLALDGVMRGSRLTLDPVDQLFGNLFWYYADPEGDLFIHRTEVPLNGFGLWNGFRNGGRGSYEGYRLQDTEQSGADSEFYAYVFPNPVTGPQFRVRIGNFDQTCKLVIYDINGSLLQNLNIPANGILRRDLILDSGKLSSGVYILSIQCGEQRKRLKFAVEK; encoded by the coding sequence ATGAGATCAGGCTTCATCGCCCTCCTGCTTGTGGCATCCGGCATCCTGGGAGCCGTGAAGCTCACCCCCGGGAAGTTCTATCAAAACCAACCCCTGCGCCAGCATCCCCACACCCATCTCCTGAACAATAATCCCCAAACGCCGAAGGCCAGAAAGTCTGTCAACTTCAACAAACTGCTGGTGATCCTGGTGGATTTCCAGGAAGAGGTTCCAGACGATCCCAACACCACTGGGAACGGGAAATTCCTGACCCAGGTGGACCTCAGCTATCCCCATCCCGTGGGCAGCCCACCCCATAACCGGTCCTATTTTCTGGACAATCTGGAAGCTCTCAGATATTATTACCTGGCCGCGTCCCACGGCTCTTATGACCTTGAATATGAGGTCTATCCCCAGACCGGTGCCTACACCCTGCCGCGGCAAATGGGCTATTACAATCCCCCGGGGGCCAGCGGAGACCTCTTTGTGGCAAGGATGGAGGAGTATTTCAAGGCTTCCTTTGAAATTGCCGACAGCCTTTCGCCCGAGATCGATTTCTCTGCCTATGGCCACTTCATGATCATCCACGCCGGTTCCGACTGGCAGCATGACATCTTTGGCGACACGCCCTCGGACATTCCGTCCTTCTTCATCAAGGTCGGCGAGGGCAAGGAAGCCGTGGTGGACGGCGGATCCGTGCTGATCAGCCATGCCTCCAACGTGCCTTCCACCATCTCCCAGGATTTCTACGCACAGGAATCCGACGGGCAGGTCGTCCGGGGCGGATACGGCGCGCTCAATGCCGTGATTGCCCATGAATTCGGCCATTCCATCGGTTTGGTCGATCTCTACAATGTTTTCACGTTCCAGCCCATGGTGGGCGTGTTCGACATCATGGACAGCGGCGGCTCGGGTATCCTTGTGGACGAACTGAGCGACGGGTCCTACATCCTGATCGAAGGAGCCTTGCCGGCTTTGCCGGGTGCCTGGTCCCGCGCCTTGCTGTTTGAGGATTACTTGCTGGATAATGGTTATATGGTCGATCTTGCGCAGGCCAAGCTGTTCACTCCCATGCAGATCGCAGCCAGCAGCCTCAAGCAGAACGGAAACCAGGCCATTCCCCAGATACTGCGCATCCCTCTTTCCGCCACCGAATACATCCTCGTGGAAAACCGCAGCGTCGATCCGGACGGGGATGGCGGCACGGCGGTCTTCGCCACCGACGACCGGCGCGTGATCCTCTACCCCACTCCCTTCGCTGATCCCCAGAACAATCCCACCTATGAATACGATTACCTGCTGCCTTCCTTTCAGGCTGCGGACGGTGCCGCGATCGGCGGCGGTTTGCTGGTGTGGCGGATCAACGACGACGTGATCTACAACCAAGGCGCTACCGACAGCCAGGGAAACTGGTACTCCAACTTTGAGAACAATACCGTCAACACCCTGTACACCCAGCGTGGCGTGCAGGTCATCGAAGCTGACAACCTGGCAGACATAGGCCATATCTGGTCATATTACTGGACCGGCACCCAGTACGAGTATTTTCACAGCAAAAAGCCCATCCTCGATGCATCTGGCTTCTTTGTCCAATGGTCTCAGGAAGACTGGAAACCTGTTTTAAACGGCGAAACCAGCCCTCCCCTGCAGGACAGCCGGGGGATCGGCTCCCAGTATTGGCTCAGCGATATCGGGCATCCCGCTGCCAATATGAGCCTCACCCTGCGCTCGGGATTCTTTGACCACACCCAGATCGAAACCTATCAAAGCCCCGGCCTGTATCCCGGACCAACCATCAATTCCAGCTACAGCGATCTGGACATCCCTTTGCTGAGCAATGATTCCGTCCGCCTCCTCAGTTACGATGGGAACGATTGGGTGGACCTGATGGGCGCCTTTCCCTGGAACGGCCAGCCCGTCGATCATCCTGTCATCAGAGCGGACCAAAACGGAAACGGCTATTATGAACTTGCCCTGGTCCATGGCAATTCCCTCGAATTGTTGGAATTTTCCACCGACAACCTGCACAGCATGTCCTTCAACTATCCTGATGACCTTTCCACCCCGCCATTGTATTTGGATGGCACGCTCATCGTGAGCACCGCCAGCAGCCTTAGTTCCATTCAAAACGATACCGTTAGCGGCTGCGTGCCGATCTCCGGAGTCAAGCGCCTGGGCTCTTATGGCAACGATCGGGCCGCCCTGGCTTCAGACATCCTGTATCTTATTGATCCCTCGGACCATTTGTTGTATGTCAAGTCGGAGATCGCATTGCCCGAGCCTTTCGGAAACTACGAACCGGTCTCCTTTTCCGCGTCGCTGGACAATGTCCGGATGCTCTTCCTGATGGCCGATAGCGGCAATATCTACAAATTTCAGGACGGGCTGCTTACGCAGATCTTTCACAACGCTTCTGCCAACCGGCCCACCCAGATGGGATTGACCAATTGGTACACCTACTCCTCCCCTGCCATCAATCCAGTGCTGTTCTGGGCCTGCGGCAGCAAGATATACGCAGCAAAACACGACGGGACCTTGCTCTGGGGTTATCCCCACGAGGCTTTCCCGCTATCTTTCACTCCGCAAGAGCATGTCTACGCCATGCAAAACCATCCGCAGTTGTATCTGTATCTTCCCCTGGCGGGAAGGGGCCACGCGGCTTATTCCGTGGCTGACGAAACTATCATCTGGAACCAATCCCTGGCTCTGGATGGCGTGATGCGTGGTTCGCGACTCACGCTTGATCCGGTGGACCAGCTTTTTGGCAATCTGTTTTGGTATTACGCGGACCCCGAAGGAGACCTCTTCATCCACCGGACTGAAGTTCCTTTGAATGGGTTTGGCCTCTGGAACGGATTCAGGAATGGCGGCAGGGGAAGCTACGAAGGTTACCGGCTGCAAGATACAGAACAATCTGGCGCTGACTCGGAATTTTACGCCTATGTCTTCCCCAATCCCGTGACCGGGCCCCAGTTTCGCGTCCGGATCGGAAATTTCGACCAAACCTGTAAGCTCGTTATTTATGACATAAACGGGTCTTTGCTGCAAAACCTGAACATTCCAGCCAACGGCATCCTGCGCCGGGACCTGATCCTGGACAGCGGCAAGCTCTCCTCCGGCGTGTACATTTTAAGCATCCAATGCGGCGAACAGCGCAAACGGCTGAAATTCGCCGTGGAGAAATAG
- a CDS encoding glycosyltransferase family 9 protein: MRILVLRLSSLGDIILTQPVVAELRQLHPEAEIDFLCKPEYATLPGLFGLDLKVIEYSKNLGWHLRLAGHKYDLVIDLHSKFSTWLVSRLVRAKQKVAYAKQRKLRRAIVRGDRNATIEATVRLYYSALERLYPDAFNSRTPIRFPALELAEPVESGQGGGKKRIGLFLGAAHATKAYPVEQWREFLRLSGDRHEFRLYGNKADGILAKDLCREFPELKDLCGSLDLLELTREIQLCDAIISGDSGPMHIAAALSKPQIAIFGGTHPRLGFAPLNHKARTLSADLDCQPCSLHGLESCPQGHFNCMKEITPSRLADALNALLRS, translated from the coding sequence ATGCGCATCCTGGTCCTGAGGCTCAGTTCGCTGGGGGATATCATCCTCACGCAGCCCGTGGTTGCGGAACTGAGGCAGCTCCATCCCGAAGCGGAGATCGATTTCCTCTGCAAACCGGAATACGCGACGTTGCCAGGCCTGTTCGGGCTGGACCTGAAGGTCATCGAATATAGCAAAAACCTGGGCTGGCATCTGAGGCTGGCGGGGCACAAGTATGACCTCGTGATCGATCTGCACTCCAAGTTTTCCACCTGGCTGGTCAGCAGGCTGGTGCGGGCCAAACAGAAAGTGGCCTATGCCAAACAGCGGAAATTGCGGCGGGCCATCGTACGAGGGGACAGGAACGCCACGATCGAAGCCACTGTCCGCCTTTACTACTCAGCCCTGGAACGCCTGTATCCTGATGCTTTCAACAGCCGGACCCCGATCCGGTTTCCGGCTCTGGAATTGGCTGAACCAGTTGAATCAGGTCAAGGCGGCGGAAAAAAGCGGATCGGGCTGTTTTTGGGAGCGGCGCATGCCACCAAAGCCTATCCTGTGGAGCAATGGAGGGAGTTTCTGCGCCTGTCCGGGGATAGACATGAATTCCGGCTTTACGGGAACAAGGCTGACGGGATCCTGGCAAAGGATCTTTGCCGGGAGTTTCCAGAGTTGAAAGATTTATGCGGCAGCCTGGATCTGCTGGAATTGACGCGGGAGATCCAACTCTGTGATGCCATCATCAGCGGAGACAGCGGTCCGATGCACATCGCGGCTGCTTTAAGCAAGCCCCAGATCGCCATCTTCGGAGGCACTCATCCGCGCCTCGGGTTCGCCCCCCTGAATCACAAAGCCAGGACACTATCCGCCGATCTGGATTGCCAGCCCTGCTCACTGCACGGTCTGGAAAGCTGCCCCCAAGGGCATTTCAATTGCATGAAGGAGATTACGCCCAGCCGCCTGGCTGACGCCCTGAACGCTTTGTTGCGGTCCTGA
- the alaS gene encoding alanine--tRNA ligase encodes MCPKLSSKEIRQQFLDFFLARDHAFVPSSPVVPGDDPTLLFANAGMNQFKDIFLGLREPEVKRAVNSQKCIRAGGKHNDLEEVGKDGYHHTFFEMLGNWSFGDYYKKEAIGWAWELLTGIWKLPPDKLYATVHDSDSEAFELWEKHTDIDPEHISYQGDKDNFWEMGETGPCGPCSEIHIDRGPAHCEKQGVAGHVCAVNGDCARYIELWNLVFIQYKREADGSLIPLKSKFVDTGAGFERLVQVLQDKHSNYETDLFLPIIDKIAALSGIPYNPLQSVSHRVIADHVRCLCFALADGGFPSNEGRGYVMRRILRRAARHGRLLGFAEPFMFHLVDEVIRIMGHHFPELKGKEAYIRMVVKAEEERFNQTLDRGLEQLDEICSNLEGDIIPGKDAFMLYDTYGFPLDLTLILASERNLRVDTQGFETEMVAQRERARKSSKFTYARDEAEWVELEPTTPTEFLGYEQDKAEARIQRYRIAEDGSLQLQLDRTPFYAESGGQIADTGRIHNEEFELRVNDVKKNGEAFIHSGELARGTVSPHPVTAEIDLARRKDIARNHTATHLLHKALRTVLGEHVQQKGSLVDPDYLRFDFTHMKALTRQELAAIEAAVNSAIRDNRQVLVGIKSLAEARKDGAIALFGEKYAEQVRVVSVQDFSQELCGGIHVQASGEIGLFKIVSESSSAAGIRRIEAVTGRGALEFVSSLQETLARLAASLHVPEKQLEAKAEALTARIHELEQRLKQSEAQKSSSEAGELLDRIESLDGFKLLKAQVSAEGGKLRELGDSLKDRAKDAISLLFSLSGDKVTILCVVGSDLQSRFHAGRIVSAVAARFDGKGGGRPDSAMAGGSGPDRLPAVLEDLPAIIKSTL; translated from the coding sequence ATGTGCCCAAAGCTTAGCAGCAAAGAGATCCGGCAGCAATTCCTGGATTTCTTTCTGGCTCGCGATCACGCCTTCGTGCCTTCCTCGCCGGTTGTGCCGGGCGATGATCCCACCCTGCTGTTCGCCAACGCGGGCATGAACCAGTTCAAGGACATCTTCCTCGGCCTGCGGGAACCTGAAGTTAAGAGGGCCGTGAACAGCCAGAAATGCATCCGCGCCGGCGGCAAGCACAACGACCTCGAGGAAGTGGGCAAAGACGGATATCACCACACCTTTTTTGAGATGCTGGGCAACTGGTCGTTCGGGGATTATTACAAGAAAGAGGCGATAGGGTGGGCGTGGGAACTGCTCACCGGGATCTGGAAACTGCCGCCTGACAAGCTTTACGCCACGGTCCACGACAGCGATTCCGAGGCCTTCGAACTATGGGAAAAGCACACCGACATCGATCCGGAGCACATTTCCTATCAGGGGGACAAGGATAATTTCTGGGAGATGGGGGAAACCGGCCCCTGCGGGCCCTGTAGCGAGATCCACATCGACCGGGGTCCCGCGCATTGCGAGAAACAGGGCGTCGCAGGCCACGTCTGCGCGGTTAATGGAGATTGCGCCCGCTACATCGAGCTCTGGAACCTTGTTTTCATCCAATACAAGCGGGAGGCGGACGGCTCGCTGATTCCCTTGAAAAGCAAATTTGTGGATACCGGAGCTGGTTTCGAACGCCTCGTCCAGGTGCTGCAGGACAAGCACAGCAACTACGAGACCGACCTGTTCCTGCCGATCATTGACAAGATCGCCGCCTTGAGCGGGATTCCCTACAATCCCCTGCAGAGCGTTTCCCACAGGGTTATCGCGGATCACGTCCGTTGCCTCTGTTTCGCCCTCGCCGACGGTGGATTTCCCTCCAATGAAGGCCGCGGCTACGTGATGCGCCGCATCCTGCGCCGGGCGGCCAGGCATGGACGGCTGCTCGGTTTCGCGGAACCCTTCATGTTCCATCTGGTGGACGAAGTCATCAGGATCATGGGACACCACTTTCCGGAGCTGAAGGGCAAGGAAGCCTACATCCGGATGGTGGTCAAAGCCGAGGAGGAGCGCTTCAACCAGACCCTGGACCGGGGGCTCGAGCAGCTCGACGAGATCTGCTCCAATCTGGAGGGGGACATCATTCCCGGTAAAGACGCCTTCATGCTATACGACACCTACGGTTTTCCGCTCGACCTCACTCTGATCCTGGCTTCTGAGAGGAACCTCAGGGTGGATACGCAAGGCTTTGAGACCGAAATGGTTGCCCAGCGCGAACGCGCCCGCAAGAGCTCAAAATTCACCTATGCCAGGGACGAGGCGGAGTGGGTCGAACTGGAACCGACCACCCCAACTGAGTTTCTCGGCTACGAACAGGACAAGGCCGAGGCCAGGATCCAGCGCTACCGGATCGCGGAGGACGGGTCCCTTCAGCTTCAGCTTGACCGGACTCCCTTCTATGCCGAATCCGGAGGCCAGATCGCGGACACGGGCAGGATCCATAACGAGGAGTTTGAACTGCGGGTCAATGACGTGAAAAAGAATGGCGAGGCATTCATCCACAGCGGGGAACTGGCGCGGGGAACGGTTTCTCCCCATCCCGTGACCGCTGAGATAGATCTGGCGCGCCGCAAGGACATCGCCAGAAACCACACCGCCACCCATCTTTTGCACAAAGCTCTGCGTACGGTCTTGGGCGAACACGTGCAGCAAAAGGGTTCGTTGGTGGATCCCGATTACCTGCGCTTTGATTTCACGCATATGAAAGCGCTGACCCGCCAGGAACTGGCAGCGATCGAAGCTGCCGTCAATTCCGCCATCCGGGACAACCGGCAGGTTTTGGTCGGGATCAAATCCCTGGCTGAGGCAAGAAAGGACGGCGCCATTGCCCTCTTTGGCGAAAAATACGCCGAGCAGGTGCGCGTGGTGAGCGTGCAGGACTTTTCCCAGGAACTTTGCGGCGGAATCCACGTTCAGGCCAGCGGAGAGATCGGGCTGTTCAAGATTGTGTCCGAGAGCTCTTCAGCCGCCGGGATCAGGCGCATCGAGGCCGTCACGGGTCGTGGCGCATTGGAATTCGTTTCCTCGCTGCAGGAGACCCTGGCGCGTCTGGCCGCCAGCCTGCACGTGCCGGAAAAACAGCTCGAGGCCAAGGCCGAAGCTTTGACCGCACGGATCCACGAACTGGAGCAGCGCCTCAAACAGAGTGAAGCGCAAAAGAGCAGTTCTGAGGCCGGGGAATTGCTTGACCGGATCGAGTCCCTGGACGGATTCAAACTGCTCAAGGCGCAGGTTTCCGCCGAGGGCGGCAAATTGCGCGAACTGGGGGATTCTCTGAAGGACAGGGCCAAAGACGCCATATCCCTGCTGTTTTCGCTTTCAGGCGACAAGGTCACCATCCTCTGCGTGGTCGGCTCAGACCTGCAATCCAGATTTCACGCCGGCAGGATCGTCAGCGCCGTGGCTGCAAGATTTGACGGCAAGGGTGGCGGCCGGCCCGATTCCGCCATGGCCGGAGGGAGTGGTCCAGACAGGCTGCCCGCGGTGCTGGAAGACCTGCCCGCGATCATCAAAAGCACCCTGTGA